A window of the Natronomonas salina genome harbors these coding sequences:
- the gatE gene encoding Glu-tRNA(Gln) amidotransferase subunit GatE: protein MSHDYEDLGLVAGLEIHQQLDTETKLFCNCPTERREPEESVRSFTRYLHPTKSELGEIDEAALEESRVDREFEYLAFDTTCLVEEDDEPPHRLDEEAMETAMEIASLLDCEVVDQAQVMRKIVVDGSNTTGFQRSSLIATDGEIETDDGPVGIADMLLEEESAARIEETDAGVTYGLDRLGIPLVEIGTKPDIRSPEQAREAAERIGMLLRSTGKVKRGLGTIRQDVNVSIAEGARVEMKGVQSLDDIDDLVRNEVDRQVELLEIAEELQARDAAVADPRGVSEVFADTDSGVIAGAEAVTAVRLEGFDGLVGREIQPDRRLGTELSDHAKRHGAGGIFHTDELPAYGVTEAEVESLRDAVGADEEDAVALVAADSEVAEGAIEAVAERAEVAIEDVPEETRGANEDGTSRYLRPLPGAARMYPETDVPPVEPDLADVETPELLTEKVERYQAEYDLDAGLAEQVAYGRFMPTFEEAVARGIDPTTAAGTLESTVTELRRDDVPVGNLTEAHLLGVLELVEDGDLAKEGIGPVLTELAEDPTLSAEEGVEAAGLSGVDREAVREAVVEVVERNEAQVAEEGMGAFSGLMGEAMGALRGKADGEVVSEVLREEIGKRS from the coding sequence ATGAGCCACGACTACGAGGACCTCGGTCTCGTCGCCGGGCTGGAGATCCACCAGCAGCTCGACACCGAGACCAAGCTCTTCTGTAACTGCCCGACGGAGCGCCGGGAACCCGAGGAGTCCGTCCGGTCGTTCACCCGGTACCTCCACCCGACGAAGTCCGAACTGGGAGAGATCGACGAGGCGGCCCTCGAGGAGTCCCGGGTCGACCGCGAGTTCGAGTACCTCGCCTTCGACACCACCTGCCTCGTCGAGGAGGACGACGAACCGCCCCACCGTCTCGACGAGGAGGCCATGGAGACCGCCATGGAGATCGCCTCGCTGCTGGACTGCGAGGTCGTCGACCAGGCGCAGGTCATGCGGAAGATCGTCGTCGACGGCTCCAACACCACCGGCTTCCAGCGGTCGTCGCTGATCGCCACCGACGGCGAGATCGAGACCGACGACGGCCCGGTCGGCATCGCCGATATGCTGCTGGAGGAGGAGTCCGCGGCTCGCATCGAGGAGACGGACGCGGGTGTCACCTACGGGCTCGACCGCCTCGGCATCCCGCTCGTCGAGATCGGCACCAAGCCCGACATCCGCTCGCCCGAGCAGGCCCGCGAAGCCGCCGAGCGCATCGGTATGCTCCTGCGCTCGACCGGCAAGGTCAAGCGCGGCCTCGGCACCATCCGCCAGGACGTCAACGTCTCCATCGCGGAGGGTGCCCGCGTCGAGATGAAGGGCGTCCAGAGCCTCGACGACATCGACGACCTCGTCCGCAACGAGGTCGACCGGCAGGTCGAACTCCTCGAGATCGCCGAGGAGCTCCAGGCGCGTGACGCCGCGGTCGCCGACCCCCGGGGCGTCAGTGAGGTCTTCGCTGACACCGACAGCGGCGTCATCGCCGGCGCGGAGGCGGTGACCGCGGTCCGACTGGAGGGCTTCGACGGCCTCGTCGGCCGGGAGATCCAGCCCGACCGCCGCCTCGGCACCGAGCTCTCCGACCACGCCAAGCGCCACGGCGCCGGCGGCATCTTCCACACCGACGAGCTGCCGGCCTACGGCGTCACCGAGGCCGAGGTCGAGTCGCTGCGCGACGCCGTCGGCGCCGACGAGGAGGACGCGGTCGCGCTCGTCGCCGCCGACAGCGAGGTCGCCGAGGGGGCCATCGAGGCCGTCGCCGAACGGGCCGAAGTCGCCATCGAGGACGTGCCGGAGGAGACCCGTGGCGCCAACGAGGACGGTACCTCACGGTACCTCCGGCCGCTACCCGGCGCCGCGCGGATGTACCCCGAGACCGACGTCCCGCCGGTCGAGCCTGACCTCGCCGACGTCGAGACGCCCGAACTCCTGACCGAGAAGGTCGAGCGCTACCAGGCGGAGTACGACCTGGACGCGGGCCTCGCCGAGCAGGTGGCCTACGGGCGCTTCATGCCGACCTTCGAGGAGGCGGTCGCCCGCGGCATCGACCCGACCACCGCGGCCGGGACCCTCGAGTCGACGGTCACCGAGCTCCGCCGGGACGACGTCCCCGTCGGGAACCTCACCGAGGCTCACCTGCTGGGCGTGCTCGAACTCGTCGAGGACGGCGACCTCGCGAAGGAGGGCATCGGCCCGGTGCTGACGGAACTCGCGGAGGACCCGACGCTGTCGGCCGAGGAGGGCGTCGAGGCGGCCGGCCTCTCGGGCGTCGACCGCGAGGCCGTCCGCGAGGCCGTCGTCGAGGTCGTCGAGCGGAACGAAGCGCAGGTCGCCGAGGAGGGGATGGGCGCCTTCTCGGGGCTCATGGGCGAGGCCATGGGCGCGCTCCGCGGCAAGGCCGACGGCGAGGTCGTCTCCGAGGTGCTGCGCGAGGAGATCGGCAAGCGGAGCTAG
- a CDS encoding class I SAM-dependent methyltransferase, with the protein MDWDVRAFDAFAPAYDLLMPSADAVALRKGLYCADRDVERIVEVGGGSGRAAREVDATVLDPARGMLERARRKGLETVQGSAADLPLVDGSVDAVLVVDALHHFPDHARCLSEMARVLAPGGVLVVREFDRSTRRGRLVERAEPLFGFDSQFYTAAELLEAVDAAGLDARPVEYGFEMTVVGVKK; encoded by the coding sequence ATGGACTGGGACGTCCGCGCCTTCGACGCCTTCGCCCCGGCCTACGACCTGTTGATGCCGTCGGCCGACGCCGTCGCGCTCCGGAAGGGACTGTACTGCGCCGACCGCGACGTCGAGCGCATCGTCGAGGTGGGCGGCGGGTCGGGACGGGCCGCCCGGGAGGTCGACGCGACGGTCCTGGACCCGGCCCGCGGGATGCTCGAACGGGCCCGCCGGAAGGGGCTGGAGACGGTCCAGGGCAGCGCGGCCGATCTGCCGCTGGTCGACGGGTCGGTCGACGCCGTGCTGGTGGTGGATGCCCTCCACCACTTCCCCGACCACGCGCGCTGCCTCTCGGAGATGGCGCGCGTCCTCGCGCCGGGCGGCGTCCTCGTCGTCAGGGAGTTCGACCGCTCGACGCGCCGCGGTCGGCTGGTCGAGCGGGCCGAACCCCTCTTCGGCTTCGATTCGCAGTTCTACACCGCGGCGGAGCTACTGGAGGCCGTCGACGCTGCAGGGCTGGACGCCAGGCCCGTCGAGTACGGCTTCGAGATGACCGTCGTCGGCGTCAAGAAGTAG
- a CDS encoding Lrp/AsnC family transcriptional regulator — protein MEQYELDDVDRGILHALQENARDATIEDMGEAVGVSASTVRNRINDMEAAGVIEGYSPHVNYARAGYDLHVLYLCQTDVDERERLSKAALEVDGVVNVHELLDGRQNVIIEAVARDTEHMTDIHDSVVRAGLEIRETEYVRNNYAQPWNHFGAEVVDD, from the coding sequence GTGGAACAGTACGAACTCGACGACGTCGACCGGGGTATCCTGCACGCGCTCCAGGAGAACGCCCGGGACGCGACCATCGAGGACATGGGCGAGGCGGTCGGCGTCTCCGCCAGCACCGTCCGCAACCGGATCAACGACATGGAAGCCGCCGGCGTCATCGAGGGGTACTCTCCGCACGTGAACTACGCGAGGGCCGGCTACGACCTGCACGTCCTCTACCTCTGCCAGACCGACGTCGACGAGCGCGAGCGGCTCTCGAAGGCCGCCCTGGAGGTCGACGGCGTCGTCAACGTCCACGAGTTGCTCGACGGCCGGCAGAACGTGATCATCGAGGCCGTCGCGAGGGACACCGAGCACATGACCGACATCCACGACTCCGTCGTCCGCGCCGGCCTGGAGATCAGAGAGACCGAGTACGTCCGCAACAACTACGCCCAGCCGTGGAACCACTTCGGTGCCGAGGTCGTCGACGACTGA
- a CDS encoding arylsulfotransferase family protein, with protein MRWKIRAVVVAILVLSAVALAHGAATAPRTASADTVPEPEPRDNVTVVTESAKYGTLIAWNPDGSVLYYEDEHTKYYDVDPVANESMTVEYAATETIHTEGPTCSSPPCTRNIVERANLSTGEVEEVYARYDAEELAAEWHDHDRVDENHIVIADMIDDQVFLVDTETQIVEWLWDAQADFPVEEAGDFPDDWAHLNDVEVLEDGRVMVSLRNQDQVVFLDRETGLIENQTLGSENDYGTLHEQHNPDYIPEERGGPAVLVADSENGRIVEYQRDGDEWTQSWEWSDDRMQWPRDADRLPNGNTLVADTHGKRVAEIAPNGSVAWSVPVTHPYDAERLGTGGGSSSGQSATELDLESRTGDAENEEGGFNPISAFVGGVKSLFPSRLVNGVIYISPVWMGRPQFLAAGASLVSLLVLAGLELRWRFPDVEVRSPFYRDRE; from the coding sequence ATGCGCTGGAAGATACGCGCCGTCGTCGTCGCGATACTCGTCCTCTCGGCCGTCGCCTTGGCCCACGGTGCCGCCACCGCGCCGCGGACGGCCAGCGCCGACACGGTCCCCGAACCCGAACCGCGCGACAACGTGACCGTCGTGACGGAGTCCGCGAAGTACGGCACGCTCATCGCCTGGAACCCCGACGGGTCCGTGCTGTACTACGAGGACGAACACACGAAGTACTACGATGTCGACCCCGTGGCGAACGAGTCGATGACCGTCGAGTACGCAGCGACGGAGACCATCCACACGGAGGGGCCGACCTGCTCGTCGCCACCCTGCACCCGGAACATCGTCGAGCGGGCGAACCTCTCGACCGGCGAGGTCGAGGAGGTGTACGCTCGCTACGACGCCGAGGAGCTCGCCGCCGAGTGGCACGACCACGACCGGGTCGACGAGAATCACATCGTGATCGCCGACATGATCGACGACCAGGTGTTCCTCGTCGACACCGAGACCCAGATCGTCGAGTGGCTCTGGGACGCCCAGGCCGACTTCCCGGTCGAAGAGGCCGGCGACTTCCCCGACGACTGGGCGCACCTCAACGACGTCGAGGTGCTCGAGGACGGCCGCGTGATGGTCAGCCTCCGCAACCAGGACCAGGTCGTCTTCCTCGACCGGGAGACCGGTCTGATCGAGAACCAGACGCTCGGCAGCGAGAACGACTACGGGACGCTCCACGAGCAGCACAACCCCGATTACATCCCCGAAGAACGCGGCGGCCCGGCGGTGCTCGTCGCCGACTCCGAGAACGGCCGCATCGTCGAGTACCAGCGCGACGGCGACGAGTGGACGCAGTCCTGGGAGTGGTCGGACGACCGGATGCAGTGGCCGCGCGACGCCGACCGGCTCCCGAACGGCAACACGCTGGTCGCCGACACCCACGGCAAGCGCGTCGCCGAGATCGCACCGAACGGCTCCGTCGCGTGGTCCGTGCCGGTCACCCACCCCTACGACGCCGAGCGCCTCGGGACCGGCGGGGGGAGCTCTTCCGGGCAGAGCGCCACCGAACTCGATCTGGAATCCCGGACCGGCGACGCCGAGAACGAAGAGGGCGGCTTCAACCCGATCTCGGCGTTCGTCGGCGGGGTGAAGTCGCTGTTCCCCTCCAGGCTCGTCAACGGCGTCATCTACATCTCGCCGGTCTGGATGGGTCGCCCGCAGTTCCTCGCCGCGGGCGCGTCGCTGGTCTCCCTCCTCGTGCTGGCCGGGCTGGAACTCCGCTGGCGCTTCCCCGACGTCGAGGTCCGGTCGCCGTTCTACCGCGATCGGGAGTGA
- a CDS encoding BolA family protein, with amino-acid sequence MDPADVEELIEAEIEDCEATVRRARGDHDDDHLQATVVSPAFEGLPLVQQHDLVYDALGDAMTTDIHALELTTRTPEEHAGE; translated from the coding sequence ATGGACCCAGCAGACGTCGAGGAGCTCATCGAAGCCGAGATCGAGGACTGCGAGGCGACCGTCAGGCGCGCCCGCGGCGACCACGACGACGACCACCTGCAGGCGACCGTCGTCTCGCCGGCCTTCGAGGGCCTCCCGCTCGTCCAGCAGCACGACCTCGTCTACGACGCCCTCGGCGACGCGATGACCACGGACATCCACGCGCTGGAACTGACGACGCGGACGCCGGAAGAGCACGCCGGCGAGTGA
- a CDS encoding universal stress protein, with amino-acid sequence MKRVLLAVDSDEERARRAAEGVASMPGAPDDLAVTVLNVFEEFSVADEAGQVRSKDLYDEDDFPDSAVAARDLLEAEGIDVELRREHGDPAERILAAAANEDAAVVAMAGRKRSPAGKALFGSVTQSVILDADRPVLVVPSG; translated from the coding sequence ATGAAGCGCGTACTCCTGGCGGTCGACTCGGACGAGGAACGGGCGCGGCGGGCGGCGGAGGGCGTCGCGTCGATGCCGGGCGCCCCCGACGACCTGGCCGTGACGGTCCTCAACGTCTTCGAGGAGTTCAGCGTCGCCGACGAGGCCGGACAGGTCCGCTCGAAGGACCTCTACGACGAGGACGACTTCCCCGACAGCGCCGTCGCCGCGCGCGACCTGCTGGAGGCCGAGGGCATCGACGTCGAACTCCGGCGGGAGCACGGCGACCCCGCCGAGCGCATCCTCGCGGCCGCCGCGAACGAGGACGCCGCGGTCGTGGCGATGGCCGGCCGAAAGCGCTCCCCCGCGGGGAAGGCGCTCTTCGGCAGCGTCACGCAGTCGGTCATCCTCGACGCCGACCGGCCGGTGCTCGTCGTCCCCTCCGGGTGA
- a CDS encoding GNAT family N-acetyltransferase gives MEIEVLGWPPDGPTLRLDYRRFSYAGKFVMSNTGKAVVREPNAATDSEWDDAVLAAVAFNEDRTDPSTLWLRYVTVRDDLRGEGLGPRLCRFVSDRAAERGYDRVRIGVNNPYAYEALYRAGFAFTGEDTGVAELVLERPTSQVAPDRSAETYQAGLDRYRERDLSDAEVAFLARKTGSEPPTAAAADPER, from the coding sequence ATGGAGATCGAGGTCCTGGGGTGGCCCCCGGACGGGCCGACGCTCCGGCTGGACTACCGCCGGTTCAGCTACGCCGGCAAGTTCGTCATGTCGAACACGGGGAAGGCGGTCGTCCGGGAGCCCAATGCGGCCACCGACTCGGAGTGGGACGACGCCGTGCTCGCGGCCGTCGCCTTCAACGAGGACCGGACCGACCCGTCGACGCTGTGGCTCCGATACGTGACCGTCAGGGACGACCTTCGGGGCGAGGGGCTCGGCCCGCGACTCTGCCGGTTCGTATCCGATCGGGCGGCCGAACGGGGCTACGACCGCGTCCGGATCGGCGTCAACAACCCTTACGCCTACGAGGCGCTCTACCGGGCCGGCTTCGCGTTCACCGGCGAGGATACGGGCGTCGCGGAACTCGTCCTGGAGCGGCCGACCTCGCAGGTCGCCCCCGACCGCTCCGCCGAGACCTACCAGGCCGGCCTCGACCGCTACCGGGAACGGGACCTCTCCGACGCCGAGGTCGCGTTCCTGGCCCGGAAGACTGGGTCGGAGCCGCCGACGGCAGCCGCGGCGGACCCGGAGCGCTGA
- a CDS encoding transporter: MVRLSTGVILAGVVLLFVPIPPIATILGVLTIVAGVALRVFGDS, from the coding sequence ATGGTCAGACTCTCCACCGGCGTCATCCTCGCCGGCGTGGTACTGTTGTTCGTCCCGATCCCGCCGATCGCCACCATCCTCGGCGTGCTCACCATCGTCGCCGGCGTCGCCCTTCGGGTCTTCGGCGACTCGTAG
- a CDS encoding tRNA sulfurtransferase — MDCVVVRYGELGTKGRSVRRRMEERLRGNVAAALEDRDVSGSVERTDGRLVVHANDAEAAADAAAALPGVVSASPAREVVPETERIYEALVELAEARDGGFDTYAVRASRARDDYPFTSPELEREGGAAVGRAVDAGVDLDDPDVTFEADVRPDTAYVFDERREGPGGLPVGTQAPLVALVSGGIDSPVAAFEAMRRGSPVVPVYVDLGDYGGVDHRARAIAACEHLAERAPNQDLRPYVVDGGETLAYVVENVDRGRMLSVRRYFFAVAEEIARRADAAGIVTGEALGQKSSQTALNLRVTSAAVDLPVHRPLLSMDKPDITARARDLGTYAEAAIPAGCNRLVPEHPETSGKLEGLLKVEPEDLLDQAAEDAGAASRIEW, encoded by the coding sequence ATGGATTGCGTCGTCGTCCGGTACGGGGAGCTCGGGACCAAGGGGCGGTCGGTGCGCCGGCGGATGGAGGAGCGGCTGCGCGGGAACGTCGCCGCGGCGCTCGAGGACCGCGACGTCTCGGGGAGCGTCGAGCGGACCGACGGCCGCCTCGTCGTCCACGCGAACGACGCCGAGGCGGCGGCCGACGCCGCGGCCGCGCTGCCCGGCGTCGTCTCCGCCAGCCCGGCCCGGGAGGTCGTCCCCGAGACCGAGCGCATCTACGAGGCGCTGGTCGAGTTAGCCGAGGCGCGGGACGGGGGATTCGACACCTACGCCGTGCGCGCCTCGCGGGCGCGCGACGATTACCCGTTCACGAGTCCGGAACTGGAGCGGGAGGGCGGTGCCGCGGTCGGCCGGGCGGTCGACGCCGGCGTCGACCTCGACGACCCGGACGTCACCTTCGAGGCGGACGTCCGGCCGGACACCGCCTACGTCTTCGACGAGCGCCGCGAGGGGCCGGGCGGGCTTCCGGTCGGGACCCAGGCGCCGCTCGTCGCGCTCGTCTCCGGCGGCATCGACTCGCCGGTCGCCGCCTTCGAGGCGATGCGCCGCGGCTCGCCGGTCGTCCCGGTGTACGTCGACCTCGGGGACTACGGCGGCGTCGACCACCGCGCCCGCGCCATCGCCGCCTGCGAACACCTCGCCGAGCGCGCGCCGAACCAGGACCTCCGGCCCTACGTCGTCGACGGCGGCGAGACGCTGGCGTACGTCGTCGAGAACGTCGACCGCGGGCGGATGCTCTCCGTGCGGCGGTACTTCTTCGCCGTCGCCGAGGAGATCGCCCGGCGGGCGGACGCCGCGGGCATCGTCACGGGCGAGGCGCTCGGCCAGAAGTCCAGCCAGACCGCGCTGAACCTCCGGGTGACCTCCGCCGCGGTCGACCTCCCGGTCCACCGGCCGCTGCTGTCGATGGACAAGCCGGACATCACCGCACGGGCCCGCGACCTCGGCACCTACGCGGAGGCGGCGATCCCCGCGGGCTGCAACCGGCTCGTCCCGGAGCACCCGGAGACGAGCGGCAAGCTCGAGGGGTTGCTGAAGGTGGAGCCGGAAGACCTCCTCGACCAGGCGGCCGAAGACGCCGGCGCGGCGAGCCGGATCGAGTGGTGA
- a CDS encoding DUF3054 domain-containing protein, producing MPEQSFLEQRLDASTWPIAVGDLVALLAFLFVGTLEHSTVEEIQAEPSLYLIVAGPFVLGWLICAPLIGAYSPGGGSAPNSSIPLAIRSWIPAVLIALVIRVVALPARGAEPVFAAIMLVGGAVVLAIWRFLYFQIA from the coding sequence ATGCCAGAGCAGTCGTTCCTCGAACAGCGCCTCGACGCGAGCACGTGGCCCATCGCCGTCGGGGACCTCGTGGCCCTGCTGGCGTTCCTGTTCGTGGGGACTCTCGAGCACAGCACCGTCGAAGAGATACAGGCCGAACCATCACTCTACCTGATCGTCGCCGGGCCGTTCGTCCTCGGCTGGCTGATCTGTGCGCCCCTGATCGGCGCCTACTCCCCGGGCGGCGGCTCCGCGCCGAACTCCTCGATCCCGCTGGCGATCCGGTCGTGGATCCCGGCGGTGCTGATCGCGCTCGTGATCCGCGTCGTCGCCCTCCCCGCCCGCGGCGCCGAACCGGTCTTCGCCGCCATCATGCTGGTCGGCGGCGCCGTCGTGCTGGCGATCTGGCGCTTCCTCTACTTCCAGATCGCGTAG
- a CDS encoding class II fumarate hydratase has translation MTDDEQDYRIERDSLGEMQVPEEAYWGAQTQRALQNFPISDITFQRRFVRALGIVKKSAAKANLELGLLEEDKADAIVEAADEVIAGNHDRHFPVDVFQTGSGTSSNMNANEVIANRATEIYGGEVGTREIHPNDHVNYGQSSNDVVPTAMHVASLEAVEKDVIPALNTLADELEAKEQEFDDVVKTGRTHLQDATPVRLGQEFGGYRTQVEKGIKRVASTREHLGELALGGTAVGTGLNTHPEFPGLAAQFISSETGLEFREADNHFEAQAAHDAMNEAHGALRTVAGSMNKIANDLRLLASGPRNGLGEIEQPENQPGSSIMPGKINPVIAESVNQVHKQVVGNDAAVSAGAARGELDLNLYKPVLAHNFLQSAKLISNAAEVFGERFVGKLEANADHCRKQVDQSMALATALNPAIGYDKASKVAKQALEDNKTVREVAVDEGYLSEEEADEVLDPRAMTERVILGDD, from the coding sequence ATGACCGACGACGAGCAGGACTACCGGATCGAACGCGACAGCCTCGGCGAGATGCAGGTCCCCGAAGAGGCCTACTGGGGCGCCCAGACCCAGCGGGCCCTCCAGAACTTCCCCATCTCCGATATCACCTTCCAGCGGCGGTTCGTCCGCGCGCTCGGCATCGTGAAGAAGTCGGCTGCGAAGGCGAACCTCGAGCTCGGCCTCCTGGAGGAGGACAAGGCCGACGCCATCGTCGAAGCCGCTGACGAGGTCATCGCCGGCAACCACGACCGCCACTTCCCGGTCGACGTCTTCCAGACCGGCTCGGGGACCTCCTCGAACATGAACGCCAACGAGGTCATCGCCAACCGCGCGACCGAGATCTACGGCGGTGAAGTCGGCACGCGGGAGATTCACCCCAACGACCACGTCAACTACGGGCAGTCGTCCAACGACGTCGTCCCGACGGCGATGCACGTCGCCTCCCTCGAGGCCGTCGAGAAGGACGTCATCCCGGCGCTGAACACGCTGGCCGACGAGCTCGAGGCCAAGGAACAGGAGTTCGACGACGTCGTCAAGACCGGTCGCACCCACCTCCAGGACGCGACGCCGGTCCGCCTCGGCCAGGAGTTCGGCGGCTACCGCACCCAGGTCGAGAAGGGGATCAAGCGCGTCGCCTCCACGCGCGAGCACCTCGGCGAACTCGCGCTCGGCGGCACCGCCGTCGGCACCGGCCTGAACACCCACCCCGAGTTCCCCGGCCTCGCCGCGCAGTTCATCTCCAGCGAGACCGGACTGGAGTTCCGCGAGGCGGACAACCACTTCGAGGCCCAGGCCGCCCACGACGCGATGAACGAGGCCCACGGCGCCCTCCGGACGGTGGCGGGCTCGATGAACAAGATCGCCAACGACCTCCGTCTGCTGGCCTCCGGCCCCCGGAACGGGCTCGGGGAGATCGAACAGCCCGAGAACCAGCCCGGCAGCTCCATCATGCCCGGGAAGATCAACCCGGTCATCGCCGAGTCGGTCAACCAGGTCCACAAGCAGGTCGTCGGCAACGACGCCGCCGTCTCGGCCGGCGCCGCCCGCGGCGAACTCGACCTCAACCTCTACAAGCCCGTCCTCGCGCACAACTTCCTGCAGAGCGCGAAGCTCATCTCGAACGCCGCCGAGGTGTTCGGCGAGCGGTTCGTCGGCAAACTCGAGGCCAACGCCGACCACTGCCGCAAGCAGGTCGACCAGTCGATGGCCCTCGCGACCGCGCTCAACCCGGCGATCGGCTACGACAAGGCCTCGAAGGTCGCAAAGCAGGCGCTCGAGGACAACAAGACCGTCAGAGAGGTCGCCGTCGACGAGGGCTACCTCTCCGAGGAAGAGGCCGACGAGGTGCTCGACCCGCGGGCGATGACCGAGCGGGTCATCCTCGGCGACGACTAG
- a CDS encoding helix-turn-helix transcriptional regulator has protein sequence MAMETPTTSDASENSQSVTVQQLQAELRGSSSDDESATAIADIVADVEAGLFDGDAFTFDEEHVKSSLDELLVTLVAVRSADTHGKQLLDDLAEEFDTILSPGTVYPRLHGLCDADVLEQRELVKTKEYTIDDLETARENVADAARQHLALGMVLHAALQKGDFA, from the coding sequence ATGGCGATGGAGACTCCCACCACGTCCGACGCGTCGGAGAACAGTCAGTCAGTCACGGTCCAGCAGCTCCAGGCGGAGCTGCGGGGTAGCAGTTCCGACGACGAGTCCGCGACAGCGATCGCCGACATCGTCGCCGACGTCGAGGCCGGCCTCTTCGACGGCGATGCGTTCACCTTCGACGAGGAGCACGTCAAGTCCTCGCTCGACGAACTGCTCGTGACGCTCGTCGCCGTCCGGTCGGCCGACACCCACGGCAAGCAGCTGCTCGACGACCTCGCAGAGGAGTTCGACACCATCCTCAGCCCCGGGACGGTGTACCCGCGGCTGCACGGCCTCTGCGACGCCGACGTCCTCGAGCAGCGCGAGCTCGTCAAGACGAAGGAGTACACCATCGACGACCTCGAGACCGCCCGCGAAAACGTCGCCGACGCCGCCCGCCAGCACCTCGCCCTCGGGATGGTCCTCCACGCGGCCCTCCAGAAGGGCGACTTCGCGTAG
- the fen gene encoding flap endonuclease-1, which yields MGNADLRQLAVLEPKPFGELAGSTVAIDAHNWLYRYLTTTVRFTRSEVYTTADGEEVANLVGVVQGLPKFLENDITPVFVFDGGVTELKDDEVESRREQRQSYEEQLEEARERDDADAAEIATLDSRTQRLTETIVDTTRELLELLDVPVVKAPAEGEAQAAYMARRGDADYAGSEDYDTLLLGAPFTLRQLTSKGNPECMDFEATLEEHDLTWEELVDAAILVGTDFNEGISGVGPKTAVKLIHEHGDLWGALDAREESIPHADRIRNLFLDPAVTDDYDYDTDIDPDMDAARRYVTEEWEVPADEVERGFERIEDAVVQTGLDRWT from the coding sequence ATGGGAAACGCGGACCTCCGGCAACTGGCTGTCCTCGAGCCCAAGCCCTTCGGGGAGCTGGCCGGCTCGACCGTCGCCATCGACGCGCACAACTGGCTGTACCGCTACCTCACGACGACCGTCCGGTTCACCCGCTCGGAGGTGTACACGACCGCCGACGGCGAGGAGGTCGCCAACCTCGTCGGCGTCGTCCAGGGGCTCCCGAAGTTCCTCGAGAACGACATCACGCCGGTCTTCGTCTTCGACGGCGGCGTCACGGAGCTGAAGGACGACGAGGTCGAGTCACGCCGGGAACAGCGGCAGTCCTACGAGGAACAGCTCGAGGAGGCCCGCGAGCGCGACGACGCCGACGCCGCGGAGATCGCGACGCTGGACTCCCGGACCCAGCGCCTCACCGAGACCATCGTCGACACGACCCGCGAACTGCTGGAACTGCTCGACGTGCCGGTGGTGAAGGCGCCCGCGGAGGGGGAAGCCCAGGCCGCCTACATGGCCAGACGGGGCGATGCCGACTACGCCGGCTCGGAGGACTACGACACGCTGCTGCTCGGCGCGCCGTTCACGCTCCGCCAACTCACGAGCAAAGGGAATCCAGAGTGCATGGACTTCGAGGCGACCCTCGAGGAGCACGACCTCACCTGGGAGGAACTGGTCGACGCGGCCATCCTCGTCGGCACCGACTTCAACGAGGGCATCTCCGGGGTCGGCCCGAAGACCGCGGTGAAGCTCATCCACGAGCACGGCGACCTCTGGGGCGCCCTGGACGCCCGCGAGGAGTCCATCCCCCACGCCGACCGCATCCGGAACCTGTTTCTCGACCCGGCGGTCACCGACGACTACGACTACGACACCGACATCGACCCGGACATGGACGCGGCCCGGCGCTACGTCACCGAGGAGTGGGAGGTGCCGGCCGACGAGGTCGAGCGCGGCTTCGAACGCATCGAGGACGCCGTCGTCCAGACCGGGCTGGACCGCTGGACCTGA